GCCTGCCGTCAATTGGCATCATAGAACTTATTAACGGTGAGCGTGAATCCTCGTCAGGCCCCGACGCGCCGACCGATCTATCGGAACGCTTTGCGGATGGGCGCTTCACGGTCACGGTCGAGATGCGGCCCCCGCGCAGCTTCAGCGTCGAAAAACTTCTGCGCAGCGCGCGACTTCTGCGTGATGCAGGCGCCCATATCCTGGACATCGCGGATACCCCTGCCGCCCAGATGCGCATGAGCCCTTATGCCGCCGCACATCTTGTACAAACTCAAGTGGGCGTGGAGACAGTGCTCCACTTCCCGACGCGCGGCCGAAACCTGGTGCGGATACAGGGCGATTTGCTGGCAGCGCACGCCATGGGCCTGCGCAACGTGTTCGTGACAATGGGCGATCCGGTCAAGATCGGCGATTACCCGGATGCTAACGATAGCTACGATATTGTTCCGAGCAAGCTGATTGCCCTGATCAAACACAACATGAATCACGGCGTGGATCAGGCCGGCAACAGCATTGGCGCGCCGGCAACGTTTACTGTCGGCTGTGCCTTGAATATGGGCGCTGACGACCTCGACCATGAAATCAAAGTCCTTGGCAACAAACTGGAAGCTGGCGCGGATTTCGCGCTGGGTCAGGCGATCTTCGAGCCGGAGCGCATCGAGCGCTTCCTGCGCCGTTATGAGCAGATCACCGGCAAGACTTTCAACTTGCCGGTCCTGCTGGGTGTGATGCCGCTGTTCAGCCTCAAACACGCGTTGTTTATGCACAATGAGATACCGGGTATCACCATTCCCGACAGCATCATGAAGCGCATCGAGGACGCGGGCGAAGATGCCCCGGCGGAAGGTGTGCGGATTGCGCAGGAATTGATGCGAGCCACGGCTCCCTATGTGAACGGCGCGTATATTCTTCCCGCGTTCGGCCGCTACGATCTGGCCGCGGAAGTGGTTGCGTCGATGTCGGTTACGGCTTAATCCGGCGCCGTGCGTCTCGTTTCGGCCGCACATACGGTATCATCTGAGTCGGTAGCCGGACTAACGATTTGCGGGTTGTATGCCTGAAACCACGATAACTGTTTCCGCGCTGGTGATGCAGATCAAGACGGTCCTTGAGGGCAGTCTGCTGCTGCAGGGCGTCAGCGTGGAAGGCGAAGTATCCAACGTGACGCGCGCGGCGTCCGGCCACTGGTACTTCACGCTCAAGGACGCCGGGTCGCAAATCCGCTGCGTTATGTGGCGCGGGGTGGCAGAACGTCAGCCGGTGAACCCGGAAAACGGCGCTTCGCTGGTGGCGGTTGGTGACGTGACCGTCTATCCCCAGCGCGGCGAAATGCAGCTTCAGGTCACCGGCCTTCATGCGCTCGGCGTGGGCGATCTCTACGCGCGCCTCGAACTGCTACGGCTCAAACTGGCCGCAGACGGGCTCTTTGACGTGGAGCGCAAGCAGCCGCTTCCCGCGCTTCCATTCCGCATCGGCATCGTAACTTCCCCTGATGCCGCGGCTTTCCAGGATGTGCTCAACGTCCTGCGCCGACGCCATCCCTTAGCCGAAATCATCCTCGCACCGACGCTGGTGCAGGGTGTCGATGCGCCGCCTCAGATCGTCCGCGCGCTCGAATCGCTCGATAACTCTGGTCAGATCGACGTGCTGATGATTGTGCGCGGCGGCGGAAGCATCGAGGATCTGTGGGCGTTCAATGACGAACGCGTCGTGCGGGCGCTCGCGGCCTGCATAACGCCAACCATTGCTGGGGTCGGCCATGAGACCGACACGACTCTGGTGGACTACGCGGCTGACGTCCGCGCACCGACTCCGTCCGCAGCGGCGGAACTCGTGAGCACCAATGCGGCGCTGCTGCCGCAGTTCATTGCGACTTACCGCGGCGCTCTCGACTCGCTCCTTGCGGACCGGATCGCTTCGCAACGGGTGCAGATCGACGACGCACTGCGACAACTGATTTACGCGTCGCCGCTGCGCAAGGTCGATAGCGCGCGTCAGATGGTCGATACGCTGTCTGAACGGATGACTTCGCGCCTGACACTGCGCTTGAGCGTCGCGCGTGAGCGTACGATTGCACTGGTGGGTAATCTGGAAGCCGCCAGCCCGCTGGCGCTGCTCAAACGCGGCTACGCGCTTGTTCGGCGGGCGGATGGCTCGACGGTGCGCGCGGTAGGCCAGGTGAGCGACGGCGAACTGCTTTCTGTACAGGTACATGACGGCGCATTTGATGTCCGCGCCGAACTGGAGAAGAAGAATGGACAACCTCGACTCGCTGGATTTTGAACAGGCCTTCACCCAGCTTCAGGATACCGTACGCCGCCTCGAAGCTGGCGATCTGCCGCTGGAAGAATCGGTCTCCCTGTACGAGACGGGCCGCGCGCTGGCGGAACGCTGCCAAAAGCTGCTTGACGGCGCCGAACTCCGGGTTCGCAAGTTGGACGAATGACAGGTGGACTGCAACGTGGGTGGGCTTGGACTTTGACCTTTAGGCATCCATGCGACACAATCACCCCGTTTGAATTTTTCTGAATGGAAAGGTGAGCGATCAATGCCGGCGATTGAGTTCAATCGTTATTACAAATACGAAGAAATGACCGCACTTCTCGAAGCGTATGCTGCCGAAACTCCGGACCTGGTGACTCTCGAGTCGATGGGGAAGAGCTACGAGGGCCGGGAAATCTGGGTACTGACCCTCACCAACAAGGCCACCGGGCCCCATAGTGAGAAACCCGCGCTCTGGATTGACGGAAACATCCACGCGAGCGAGCTTTCCCCCTCGACGGCCTGTCTTTACTATTTGAATCAACTGGTTATGCAGTATGGACAGGACGACGAAATCACCCGGTTGCTCGATACGCGCGCCGTGTATCTTTGCCCGCGCCTGAACCCGGATGGCGCTGAATGGGCGATGGAAAGCCCGCCGCGCATTCGCCGCAGCAGCACGCGCCCGTATCCGTATGACGAAACACCGCTTCCGGGCCTGGAAGAAGCGGATATCGACGGGGATGGACGCATCCTGTACATGCGGATTAAGGATCCCAACGGTGGGTGGAAGTCCCATCCTGACGAACCTCGTCTGCTGGTCAAGCGCGGCGGGACCGAAGTTGGCGGAACCTACTACCGGGTTATGGTTGAAGGAAAATTCAACGCGCCCTTCGACGGCGTTACCATCACCGAGCAGGCCATCAAGGAGAACCTTGATCTCAATCGAAATTACCCGGCGGAGTGGCGACCGGAAGGCGAACAATACGGGGCGGGGCCATACCCCGCCAGCGAACCCGAAATCCGCGCCCAAGTCCAGTTCATCGTCGATCATCCGAATATCACCGGCGCGATCCAGTTTCATACCTATTCCGGCGTTTTGCTCCGCCCGTACGGTACGCATGCCGATGACTTCTTTCCCGTTCAGGACCTCCGCGTATTCAAGGAAATCGGCAAGGTCGGTACTGAAATCACTGGTTATCCAAATGTCAGCGTTTTCCACGACTTCAAGTACGACCCGAAAGAAGTGATCACGGGCGTGTTCGATGACTGGATGTACGACCACCTCGGCGTGTACGCATGGACCGTCGAGATCTGGTCGCCCCAGCGTCAGGCCGGCATCGAGGAGTACAAGTTCATCGAGTGGTATGCGGATCATCCCTTCGAGCATGACTTGAAAATGCTCAAGTGGAGCGACGAAGCCCTGCACGGCAAGGGATACGTCGACTGGTATGAGTTCGACCATCCGACGCTCGGCAAAGTCGAATTGGGCGGTTGGGATTACCTGTACGCGTTTCGCAATCCACCGCCGCATCTGCTTGAAAAGGAAGTTGCGCTGTTCCCCAAATGGTTGACCTATCACACGCTGATTTCGCCTAAGCTGGAACTGCACAGCGTCCATGTCGAGAATCTTGGCGGCGGCGCATACTTCATACGATTGGGCGTGATGAACACCGGCTATCTGCCGACCTATGTGTCCAGGAAAGCGCTTGAGAAGAAAGCGGTACGCGGCGTCGTCTGTGAAATCGAACTGCCTGAACGTGCGGAGCTGCGCTCTGGTCTTGCGCGCATGGATATCGGCCAGATTGAAGGCTGGGCGCACTATCCCGCTGCGCTGACGACTTGGGGCACGCCCAATCCCACCGATGACCGCGCCAAAGTCGAATACGTGGTTTATGCGCCAGCCGGCGGCAGCGTGAAAATCACCGCCAGGCACCAGCGCGCCGGCGTCGTGCGGCTCGAAATTCCGCTGGCTTAACTCATGATCCCAATCGACTTCCCCGGCCAGATCCGTACCGATGAGTCGAACCCGTTCGCCAACCACACGATGCGGGTTCGCGTGCCGGACATCATTCAGCAAACGCTCGACGTAAATCCGGCTCTCCCCATGGAGAGCCGGTCTGCATTGGCCGCGCTGAAGATCGAAGTGGCGACCGGTGCGGCAATCCAACCGCTCGTCCGGGCTGCCAGTGAGGAAGAACGGGCCTGGCAGGCCGCTTACGCGCGCCGGGCAGGGGAAACCTGGCACAGTACCGACTGGTTCTTCGCGGAAACGTTTGTCTACCGCCGCATCATCGAAGCGGTGGACTACTTTTCTACGCGTACTGACCCGTTTCTTCCGATCAAGCGGCATGACTACTCGAGCACACAGCACCAATCACTTTTTGATGCGGCTCTGGCCGTAGCGGGGAAGCGCGATGAACGGCTCCACAGCCTGATCGCGAAAGACCTATGGGGAAACCGCGTCGATCTGAGTTATGCTGAGAGCCGTACCCACGGCATGGCTACCGCGGACGACGATTTACTGGTAGATGACCGATCTGCGATCCTGCGCCGCCTCAAAGACCGGACGGGAACTGTCCATGTGATTGCCGACAATGCCGGAACTGAGCTGACCCTCGACCTGGTCTTGATCGACGCCCTTCTGAGTGATGGCTGGGCGGATCAGGTCATCCTTCACGTGAAATTCCACCCGACCTTTGTCAGCGACGCGATTGCGGACGACGTGGCGTGGTTCCTGGATGCGTGTATGCAGGGGGCGTTCGGGGATGCGGCGCGGGCGCATGGGCTTCGATTGAAGTCCCACCTCGACAGCGGCCGGCTGAGTCTGACGCTCGACGCCTACTGGAACAGTCCTGATCTCTGGTGGCAGATGCCCGCGCACTTGCTAGCACCCCTGCGGGCCGCCTCGCTGGTGTTTGTGAAGGGCGATGCCAATTACAGACGAGTGGTTGGCGATGCGCTCTGGCCGGCAGACACGCCTTTTGAGCAGGTCGTCGCGAATGTCGGGATATCCGTGGCGTGTATTCGCACGTCGAAAAGCGATCCGGTCGTCGGGCTGCCCGCAGGTTTGTCCGATGTGCTGCAGTCCCTCGAACCCCGCTGGCGCTGGAGCGGCAGACGTGGCCTGATTCAAGCGTTTCTGCCCTGACCAAAATGGCCTTGGGACTGCTCCATTGCGATCGACATTGTTGTGGGAATGCGGTGATTCGCGCGGTACAATTTTCGGGCATTCAAACTAGGGATTAACCTCCCGTAGCTTGTTTTTGCGGGTCGGTTGTGTAAAATGGTACAAAGTTAGTCACCCGCTTTTTGCACAACTGAATATCGGAGTAAGGCGGTAGCGCAGTATGAACTTGAGCATAGGACGCGCCAAGCTTGGCGGCTCCACTTTGATGTGGATTATCATCAGCGGGGCAGCCATCATCTTAGGCGGCTTCCTGATCAGTGGGCTGACTCCGGCGATCATGCCTGAACAAGCCTCAGGCGAGGCGGAACAGGTCGACACACTCTTCCGCGTGCTGCTGTTCCTGGGCGGAATCGTGTTTCTGCTCGTGCAGGGCCTGTTGGTCGTGACCATCGTGAAGTTCCGGCGCAAACCGGGTGACGAAGGTGACGGCGCGCATTTCAGCGGAAACGCGACGCTCGAAATCATCTGGACTGCCATCCCGGCCGCGGTCGTTATCTTCCTTTCCCTTTACAGCTACTCGGTGTTCGTGGCCATTCGCGAGCCAAAGTCGGATGAAATTGTCATCCAGACCCTCGGTCAACGATTTGTCTGGCAGTTCACCTATGAAGACCCCCTGAAGCGCATTCCAGAAGACAAGCCGCAGACCTTTAACGACTCGGTGCTGCATACCTATGTGGGGCGCCCGGTCCTGCTCGAAATGCAGACCGCCGACGTCAATCACGCCTTCTGGGTTCCGACCATGCGTATCAAGCAGGACCTGCTGGCCGGCCGCACAACCGATGTCCGCTTCACGCCGACCAAGGCGGGGCGTTACCGGATTGTCTGCACCGAGCTGTGCGGCAGCGGACATGGCTCCATGTACAGCTATATCCAGGTGTATGCGACCGAACAGGAATGGATGGAGCGCTTTGTCGACATTCGAGTGGAGCGTATCCTGAATCCCCCGACAGATCCTGTTTCAGTTGGACAGATCATCCTTCAGGGGCAGGGCGAACGCAGCTATCCATGCGCAGGCTGCCACGTGAACGACTCCTTGGGTTGGCTTGGCGTCACCGGTCCGACGCTCAACGGTATTGGCGACACCGCAGTGCGCCGCGCAACCTCAACCGGTCTAGGCGCACCCGAAGCCTACATCGCGAATTCGATCCGTCACCCGAACTTCTACCCTGTGCCGGGATATCAGGTCAACGTGATGCCGCAGTTTGGCGCCGACGAAACCCGGACAGACTTTGAAGGCGCGTACTACATGTATATGCCAAATGAAGACCTGGTCAGTATCGTCGCTTATCTGTGCACGCAGTCAGCCAACGGCGAGTCGGCCTGCGGGGACATCGAAGCGATCACGGCGGCGGTCACGGCGCAGCAGTAAGCGGATCGTGACCATTCATTCACACCTTATCTGGGGCAGTGCTTGGCCTGCCCCGTCACATGCAAGCTGCTTTTAGATAGAGGAAGGGTCGTATGGCAAGTATTTCTGTTCCAATGCCGGGCGCTCAGGCTGCGCCCCGTCCAAAACTCAGCGAGTACCTGCGCTGGAGCGTCGATCACAAGATCATCGGCGTTCAATACATCGCCTACGCCCTGATTTTCTTCCTCATCGGCGGAACGCTGGCCCTGCTGGTTCGCTGGGAACTGCTCACGCCGGCCCAGGACTTCATGGCGAATGGCTCGGCCTACAACGCGCTGTTCACGATG
The nucleotide sequence above comes from Candidatus Flexicrinis proximus. Encoded proteins:
- the xseA gene encoding exodeoxyribonuclease VII large subunit; translation: MPETTITVSALVMQIKTVLEGSLLLQGVSVEGEVSNVTRAASGHWYFTLKDAGSQIRCVMWRGVAERQPVNPENGASLVAVGDVTVYPQRGEMQLQVTGLHALGVGDLYARLELLRLKLAADGLFDVERKQPLPALPFRIGIVTSPDAAAFQDVLNVLRRRHPLAEIILAPTLVQGVDAPPQIVRALESLDNSGQIDVLMIVRGGGSIEDLWAFNDERVVRALAACITPTIAGVGHETDTTLVDYAADVRAPTPSAAAELVSTNAALLPQFIATYRGALDSLLADRIASQRVQIDDALRQLIYASPLRKVDSARQMVDTLSERMTSRLTLRLSVARERTIALVGNLEAASPLALLKRGYALVRRADGSTVRAVGQVSDGELLSVQVHDGAFDVRAELEKKNGQPRLAGF
- a CDS encoding bifunctional homocysteine S-methyltransferase/methylenetetrahydrofolate reductase, whose translation is MPNVPFLQRVDAGRPILADGAMATLLHRRGLPMATCFDAVNLSDPARVYEVHLAYLEAGADLIETNTFGANRVKLEEHELADKVAEINAAAVAIARRAVADSGRDAYVAGSVGPLGVRLRPYGPISKEEARDAFFEQIAALAEAGADVILMETFADHLELLEALAAARAAAPLLPVITQATFAQDDRTLTGFAPAKVAYDLFRAGADIVGVNCSGGPSQIFNILQVMRASVPNARLSAMPNAGYPEAIGGRVMYPASAEYFGDYALDLQAIETCIIGKCCSSTPDHIASMRHAIDAAAEGKRSLPSIGIIELINGERESSSGPDAPTDLSERFADGRFTVTVEMRPPRSFSVEKLLRSARLLRDAGAHILDIADTPAAQMRMSPYAAAHLVQTQVGVETVLHFPTRGRNLVRIQGDLLAAHAMGLRNVFVTMGDPVKIGDYPDANDSYDIVPSKLIALIKHNMNHGVDQAGNSIGAPATFTVGCALNMGADDLDHEIKVLGNKLEAGADFALGQAIFEPERIERFLRRYEQITGKTFNLPVLLGVMPLFSLKHALFMHNEIPGITIPDSIMKRIEDAGEDAPAEGVRIAQELMRATAPYVNGAYILPAFGRYDLAAEVVASMSVTA
- a CDS encoding cytochrome c oxidase subunit II, yielding MNLSIGRAKLGGSTLMWIIISGAAIILGGFLISGLTPAIMPEQASGEAEQVDTLFRVLLFLGGIVFLLVQGLLVVTIVKFRRKPGDEGDGAHFSGNATLEIIWTAIPAAVVIFLSLYSYSVFVAIREPKSDEIVIQTLGQRFVWQFTYEDPLKRIPEDKPQTFNDSVLHTYVGRPVLLEMQTADVNHAFWVPTMRIKQDLLAGRTTDVRFTPTKAGRYRIVCTELCGSGHGSMYSYIQVYATEQEWMERFVDIRVERILNPPTDPVSVGQIILQGQGERSYPCAGCHVNDSLGWLGVTGPTLNGIGDTAVRRATSTGLGAPEAYIANSIRHPNFYPVPGYQVNVMPQFGADETRTDFEGAYYMYMPNEDLVSIVAYLCTQSANGESACGDIEAITAAVTAQQ
- a CDS encoding protein-glutamate O-methyltransferase family protein, which produces MIPIDFPGQIRTDESNPFANHTMRVRVPDIIQQTLDVNPALPMESRSALAALKIEVATGAAIQPLVRAASEEERAWQAAYARRAGETWHSTDWFFAETFVYRRIIEAVDYFSTRTDPFLPIKRHDYSSTQHQSLFDAALAVAGKRDERLHSLIAKDLWGNRVDLSYAESRTHGMATADDDLLVDDRSAILRRLKDRTGTVHVIADNAGTELTLDLVLIDALLSDGWADQVILHVKFHPTFVSDAIADDVAWFLDACMQGAFGDAARAHGLRLKSHLDSGRLSLTLDAYWNSPDLWWQMPAHLLAPLRAASLVFVKGDANYRRVVGDALWPADTPFEQVVANVGISVACIRTSKSDPVVGLPAGLSDVLQSLEPRWRWSGRRGLIQAFLP
- the xseB gene encoding exodeoxyribonuclease VII small subunit, whose product is MSAPNWRRRMDNLDSLDFEQAFTQLQDTVRRLEAGDLPLEESVSLYETGRALAERCQKLLDGAELRVRKLDE
- a CDS encoding carboxypeptidase, which produces MPAIEFNRYYKYEEMTALLEAYAAETPDLVTLESMGKSYEGREIWVLTLTNKATGPHSEKPALWIDGNIHASELSPSTACLYYLNQLVMQYGQDDEITRLLDTRAVYLCPRLNPDGAEWAMESPPRIRRSSTRPYPYDETPLPGLEEADIDGDGRILYMRIKDPNGGWKSHPDEPRLLVKRGGTEVGGTYYRVMVEGKFNAPFDGVTITEQAIKENLDLNRNYPAEWRPEGEQYGAGPYPASEPEIRAQVQFIVDHPNITGAIQFHTYSGVLLRPYGTHADDFFPVQDLRVFKEIGKVGTEITGYPNVSVFHDFKYDPKEVITGVFDDWMYDHLGVYAWTVEIWSPQRQAGIEEYKFIEWYADHPFEHDLKMLKWSDEALHGKGYVDWYEFDHPTLGKVELGGWDYLYAFRNPPPHLLEKEVALFPKWLTYHTLISPKLELHSVHVENLGGGAYFIRLGVMNTGYLPTYVSRKALEKKAVRGVVCEIELPERAELRSGLARMDIGQIEGWAHYPAALTTWGTPNPTDDRAKVEYVVYAPAGGSVKITARHQRAGVVRLEIPLA